CTGCGCGATGAGCTCGACAATGTCTTCGTGCAAAGCGCTCATGCTTCGACTCGCTGCGGGCGCAACGCATAGAGAATGAGCGCCGCGCCGACCAATATCATCGGCGCCGACAGCGCCATGCCCATTGTGAGGCCATTGTCCAGCGCCTCCGAATGATCCGGCTCGCGGAAGAATTCGCTGATGATGCGCGCAACGCCATAGCCGGCGCCGAACAGGCCCGTGGCGAGGCCCGGCCGCTTCAGCGCCCCGCGCTGCGCGGCGATGGCCAGCAGAATATAGAGCGCGACGCCCTCGAGCCCCGCCTCATAGAGCTGGCTCGGGTGGCGTGGCGCGTCGCCGGCGCCGGGAAACACCATGGCCCAGGGAACATCGCTCTCGCGGCCCCACATCTCCGGCTTGATGAAATTGGCGAGCCGGCCGAAGAAAATGCCGATCGGCGCGACGGTCGCGCAAATATCGCTGATGGTGAGCGCAAAAATCTTCTCGCGCCATGCGAATAGCGTCATGCCCACGATCGCGCCGATGAGTCCGCCGTGAAAGGCCATGCCGCCTTTCCAGGTTTTGACGATCTCCTCCGGATGCGCGAAGTAGAAGGCACGCTCATAGAACAGCACATGGCCGAGACGTCCGCCGATGATGACGCCGAGCGCGACATAGACGAGCAGATCGTCGAGGCGTTCCGCCGAGGGATGAGCCGTCTTTCCCCACAAATATTCGCGCGAGACGAGCCTGCGCGCATAGAGCCAGCCGAGCGCGAGCCCGGCGATATAGGCGAGCGCATACCAGCGTATGGGCAGCGGTCCGAGCTCGACGAGAACCGGGTCGATCATCGGAAAGGGGAGCGCGAGAATAGGCATGACGACTCGTGGTTGCATCCGATAGCGGCGAGATTAGAGCGCTTTTTACGCGAACGGAATCGCCGGCGCGCTCGGAATGCGCCTAGAAGCGAAAAATCAGCCGCGATTTCGACGCCGAAAGGGCAAATGGGCCCGCGGTCACTTCGCCTCGAAGGGACCGGGGCGGCGAAAGGCGCCCTGACGCTCCAACATCCATCCGGGATATTCCGCAGGGAGCGCGCTCACGGCGTCGAGCCCCGCGAGATCGTCGGCGGAGAGCTTCAGCTTCACTGCGGCGAGATTTTGCTCGAGCTGATCGATGCGCCTGGCGCCGATAATGACGCTGGTGACGAAGGGCTTGGCGAGAACATAAGCCAGCGCCACTTCGGCGACGCTGACGCAATGTATCGCGCCGATCTCACGCATGGCGGCCACGCAGGCGAAGGCGCGCTCCTTGTCGACGGGCGGGAAATCGAAGGAGACGCGGCGGCCCTCTGCGCCCTCCGGCGCGCCCGGGCCATATTTGCCAGAGAGCAATCCGCCGGCGAGCGGCGACCACACCATGAGGCCGAGCTTTTCTTCCGTGAGCAGCGGGACGATCTCGCGCTCGAGATCGCGGCCGGCGATGGAATAATAGGCCTGCACCGTCTCATAGCGCGCAAAGCCCAGCCGCTCTGAGACGCCGAGCGCCTTGGCGATGCGCCACGCCTGCCAATTGGAGAGGCCGATGTAACGCACCAGCCCGCGCGAGACGAGATCGTCCAGCGCGCGCAATGTTTCCTCGATCGGCGTCACCGAATCATTGCCGTGGATTTGATAGAGATCGATGTGATCGGTCTGCAAGCGCTCGAGGCTCGTCTCGACACTGTC
This genomic window from Methylosinus sp. H3A contains:
- the lgt gene encoding prolipoprotein diacylglyceryl transferase → MPILALPFPMIDPVLVELGPLPIRWYALAYIAGLALGWLYARRLVSREYLWGKTAHPSAERLDDLLVYVALGVIIGGRLGHVLFYERAFYFAHPEEIVKTWKGGMAFHGGLIGAIVGMTLFAWREKIFALTISDICATVAPIGIFFGRLANFIKPEMWGRESDVPWAMVFPGAGDAPRHPSQLYEAGLEGVALYILLAIAAQRGALKRPGLATGLFGAGYGVARIISEFFREPDHSEALDNGLTMGMALSAPMILVGAALILYALRPQRVEA
- a CDS encoding aldo/keto reductase, yielding MRYNQLGRTGLFVSEICLGAMTFGEAGGAGIWGAIADVDQQAATRIVERAFAAGVNFIDTADVYSFGRSEKMVGQALVDLGVKRKDVVIATKFYGETGAGPNDRGASRGHIMDSVETSLERLQTDHIDLYQIHGNDSVTPIEETLRALDDLVSRGLVRYIGLSNWQAWRIAKALGVSERLGFARYETVQAYYSIAGRDLEREIVPLLTEEKLGLMVWSPLAGGLLSGKYGPGAPEGAEGRRVSFDFPPVDKERAFACVAAMREIGAIHCVSVAEVALAYVLAKPFVTSVIIGARRIDQLEQNLAAVKLKLSADDLAGLDAVSALPAEYPGWMLERQGAFRRPGPFEAK